The following is a genomic window from Desulfofarcimen acetoxidans DSM 771.
ACCAAACCATCACCCGTCAAGAGGTAGCCAGTATATTAGTCAGACTGCTAAAAATTAACCCGTCTATCGAAGGACTGGCCAAATTCGGCGATGCCGGCCAGATTCAGGAATGGGCCAGGGGCAGCGTTGGCGCAGCTGCCAAGGCCGGTTTAATGAGGGGCATGCCCGACAACACCTTTAAACCGATACGGAGCATCACCCGGGCCGAAGCCGTGGTTTCCCTGCACAACGCTTTGGCATACGCATCGGGCGAACCAAAAACCGTGGAGGAACCAAAAACCGTAGTGGGAACTACGTTGGAAGGTACAGTAACCCTTGACGGCAGTGCTTTAGATAAAGTAGTGGTGCGGATTTTTGCCGCCGACAGCCATAAAGTACTAAAAGAAGTTCAAACTGATAATCAGGGTTACTTCAAAGCCGAATTAAAAGCCGGTTATTACGACATAACTGCTACCACCGACAGTGCGGTTGCTTATAAAGCCGACGTTAATATCGTTGAAAACAAGATTGCGGAAATTAACCTAAACCTTGAAGACGCGGCTATCGTAAAAGGTATCTTGAAAGACAACAATGGCCGGGCAGTAAAAAATGCCACTATCTTATTCACCACTAACCCAACCTTCATTACCTCCACCAACATAAATGGTGAATATACCATAGCGGTTATGGCTGACAGGACCTACACTGTCCGTGCTTATGAACAAATCCATAACGATAAGGAACCCAGCGTTGTGACCAGCAGTCAGCATGTCGGTTCCGCCGGTACCCAGAATATTGGTACTCTTAAGGCTCCCTTCACCCTGGCCTACACCGGTGGCAGCAGTGGTGGTGGTAGTAGTTCCAATACCCAAATTATATCAATAAATACCATTGACAACTTATCTATAATCAACGGGTCAACCGGCCAAAAAACTATTACCACCAGCCCCACAGACGTTACGATTAAGGCTTTCAGCAGCAGCGAACAAGTAGCCGGTGTAACCGTTTTGAGCAAAACAATGACAATTAGTGCTAATGAGGCCGGCAATGCAACAATTACCGTGACTGCTGAAAAGTCCGGTTATGAAAGTACAACCCGAACTTTCACGGTTAATGTAATAGAGAAAGATAAATCAATACCGCTGGACAATCCGGTAATAATTCCGGAAGATGCAAAGAAACTGGAATTTACAAATGGCGTTCAATTGGACTTTTCCGTGATTACCATTCCCGCTGAAAACACGTTGACCGTTACAGAACTAAGCGACAGTGATTATGAGGTACCCTCTGTTCAGGAAGGTCAGGTATTTAAAACCGCCGGGAAAGTTGTCAAAATAGAGCTTCAGGGCAATGTAGACCTCAATAAAGGTGTAAATTTGGTACTGCCATTTGAAGGTGACCCTGGCGCTGACCTGGCAATTTTCTACTTTGACAACGGCGAATGGAAATATATGGATTCGATTGTGGATGTATCTAATAAAGTTATTCAAACCACTGTTTATCATTTTTCCAATTGGGCACCGTTTAAAGCTTCGCAGGTTGCTAAACCGGAAGCGAGCACCGCATCCGGGGAAATAGAAAAGGGCACAAATGTTAGTTTAACAACAACTTCAGAAGGTGCAACCATCTACTACACAACTGATGGGACTGTTCCGACAATTAGAAGCAGCAAATATACCGGACCGATTGGCATAAACAGTAACCTGACCATTAAAGCCATTGCTGTAAAAAGTAATATGAGGAACAGTGATGAGGCGACATTCGAGTACACCGTTACTGAAGTCCCCGTAACCGGTATAGATGTCAGTTTGGTAAAGATGGACTTAACAGTAGAAAAAACTCTTGAGATAGACGCAACAGTGATTCCTGAAAACGCAACAAATAAAAATGTAGCTTGGACTTCAAGCAATGAAGAAGTAGCAACTGTAAGTAGCAGCGGTTTAGTAACAGGAGTGGGTGTAGGCGTCGCAACTATCACAGCAACTACGAAAGATGGTGGATTTGCGGCAACCTGCGAGGTCACCGTAACGGCGGCATCTCCCCAAACTCCTGTGGAATTGGAAATCATCTGTTCCTCTGAGAGAGAAATATGGGTATCGGTTTGGAATGTATCTGGCAATGAACATGAGCCGCTACTTAAACTGGATAGAGAAAATTTTTTGCTGTCTGATGCTAATGGAAATGAAGTGGAATTCAAGTTTAACGATCCGGAAGTTCGAGACCCTGATATTCCTGAACATGAATACTTGCTAAGCCCTACTGAAGGTGAATTTACAGGAACTAATAAATTAACATTTACCAAAGCAGGCTATCAGTCCGGCAGCAAGTTATTCACTATAGTTTCTGGAGATGAAGGTCCGTTTACGCCAGGTGAAGGAGGAATACTTCCCGCCTTTGACCCTTTCACACCCCAACAAAATACCATTGGCTGTTTGTATTCAGTCAAAAGCCAGCGGGAAAACAGGTGGCTTGGCGGGACGGAACCCGTAGTGGAACTAAGATTCTCACCGGCGTCTCAGAATGATGCCGAGAGCTATACTCTGCAGTATTCTACGAACGGCACAAACTGGCAAAACTATCAAGTATATTCTGAGGATTTAAAAAGCTCGGCAACCCAGGACAATTTCAGCCTTTCTAATCCCGGCGGGTCCTATTACTACCGTCTTTTGGTAAATGGCGGGCCTAAAAATGGCTATACATCAAACGCTGTAGCTGCACCGTTATCCAATATCAACACATATTTCAGCGGGTGGTCCCTGGATGAAAGCGTGTATATTAGCGGGACTATGGCGCCCTGGATCGGCAGGGGCCTGGAGGCAGCTTTTACTGTTAAAAGTCTCGAGGAACAGTCAGTGGTGGACGAAGTATATTTAAGCTGCCAGTGGTACAGAGTAAATCCGGCTACTTACGAAATGGAACTTATCGACGGAGCGACAAGCTTAACCTATATTACAAACGAATCGGACGCAGGCTATAAATTGCTTATCCAGGCAACGGGAGATGGGATAAATATAGGTGGTTTTGAGCAGGTAATGTCCGGTTTTAAAAATGTATTGCCCAACAAAGCCTTTGCCTCAGATGTAACTGACAGCGGATTTACGCTCAATCTCTATAAAAGCGTGGACAATCTGACAAGCGATGTTTTAATTCTTCGGAATTCCAATGATGATCTCGTTCCCATTATTTCTGTAACGCCGGTGGGAAGCAGTAAAGCAAAATTCACCATCAATGCAGATATTCCGGCAACCAATGGGCCGTACCGTTTGGAAAACAAATCAGATTTCTGGCTGCTTATGGAAGAGAAGGAGCAAGGATACATGCATGAGGGGTTAACCATTGAGTAATAACAACAAGTAATATAATGAAACTTGGTATGTTAGCAGGAATAGCAATTTTCCTAAACAATCTGTTTAAAAGATAGGCCAAAGCTACAATTCTGCTCGTAAGAATTTGGAAAGAGAAAAAATGTTCTTTCCAAATTCTTACCGGGTCTATCCCTGATAAGATATGTATTTTACAATTTTTTGTATTCCACACCTTCTTTGAACAAATTCCCCACAGCCTGACCTAAATCAAAGTAACTGGTGCCCATCATAATCATCGGATTGATTTTTAGCGGATCGGGCTTGTTGCCCGTCAAGCATTGCTTATTTAGGTATGTAGAAACTATCTCCCCAAAGAACACTTCAAAGCCGTAAATAGGAACTATTTGAATGATCTTGCAGAGAAAATTCAATGGACATTCGCTAATCATGGGAGCTTTTTTAAGTTCATCATAAAACGAAGTAAACACAATTGACTTGTCTGTTGTTTTTCCCGATACTATACCGCAATAATCTGTTATTTGAACCATATCTGCCGAGGGTACATTGATACTAAAATATCCATTTTCCTTAACCCCAATAGTTGTATAATGAGTGCTTTTTAATGAGACGTAAAACACTGGTTCCAGACACACCATACCAAATGCCCCAACGGTGGCATAGTTAGGCTTGCCATTTACATCGGCTCCGACAAGGACAGTTGGAGCAGGACTTACCATAGGATAATTTTTGATTTTTAATTTTTCCACATTAAAACCTCCCAAGTTTAATTTTGCTTAGAAGCCAGTACTAAAAATATAATGGAAATCCCATAAAAAGAATAGACTTTTTCTTTTTTGCGAGTTAAACTATTGTTATAGTATGCCCCAAAGCCTATATGCCATTTTTTAATTTTCATGGGCATCCATATAATTCGAGAAATATTATGTTAAAAAACCGATTATCCTTATCGTAGGAAAATCGGTTTTTTTAATCTATAAATGTCTTAACGTGGGTTCTTCAGCGTTTTACTGTGACAGATCCTTGTCGCGCATGGCGTTAAGGCCTGAATCTGAAGTTGAGCGGATAAAAGATATAGCTAACTCAACAATTCGACAACAAACACATTAACCTTTTCTAAAGATAGAAATGGCTATCAATAACCGTTCACTTTGCCATATTCATTACTGCACATTATTTTCCTTATCGTATACTTGTTCTAAATACTTAGCCCCAAAACCGTGCATCATTTCCAAAATGGGGATTATTTCCTTTCCAACCTCTGTTAATCCGTATTCCACTTTAGGAGGAACAACAGCGTAAACCTTCCTAAATATAAGATTATCCTCTTCTAAGCTTCTTAACTGCTGTGTGAGCATTTTTTGAGTAACATGAGGCAATCTTTTTTTAATGTCATTAAATCTCAGTGTATTGTAGCTTAAATACCACAGGATTAATATTTTCCATTTGCCGGAAACTATTTTTTGCACCAAAACCATTGGACATTTATCATACTTAACACATTTTTCCTTCATGTGACATTCCTCATGCCTTTTCTCTTTGTCAATCATTTTTCCACCCCAATATTTTTAAGTATCTTTTGGGTTACTATAATACAAAAAAGTACCTAGTTGCCAAAAAGATATTTTGTGTTTAATATTATAACACAGAATACGGAGGTAATTGATAAAGTAATTACAGAGATGAATTAGGTAGGGAACTAGCTTAGTTAGAGACCTTATTACTTTGGGTTTGTAGAAATTCACCAAAAATGCATTAAAACCTTTATAAAGACTATTGAGATAGGAGAGGTTGATATGAATCATTTTTACTATTATGAGTTGTGTGAAATTTTGAGTTTTGTTGCCGCAGGTAAACTTGCCGTTCTTAACAGTATCGAAGAAGAATCAGAAAATTATATTCAATTTTTTCGAAAAAACCATATTGATGTTATCAACAATGAGAACAATCAAATTCAGGAAAAAGATTTGTTCTTCATATATACTATATACAGTGAAAATGGGGTTAACAAAATTATTGATTCCGGTTGTGAGTTTATACTCCCAATCATGGAATACTCTGGTCAATTACCTATGCAATCTTTAAAAGAAAGAGTTGCAAAATTACAAGGTCATTTTCAAAACAGAACAGGGAAATTGATCCTTTTATCAGATCAAAAAACCTGTGATTTATTTGAGGAACTAAATTTTATCCCTGATTTTTTTATAAATACATCGGGTTTTATTGAGAGCAATACTGAACGGGTAAACCCAAAACCCGGTGTACCGAGAAATGCATTTTTCCTTATTTATACCTCAGTTGAACTAGGTCAGCTTTTTGAAAAATTAAAATATTACCAAGCATTTTATTTTGCTAATGATGAAAAAGTTCATTTGCCGACAGTTTATCTGATCAATAAGATCGGCAAGCTTAAACGTGATAAAAACGTGAAAGTATATTATTTTAACCCACCTGTTCTTGCTGCGGTAAAACACCCATCCGAGAATGAGAAGATGATTATGGATGCATTTTCTAAGTGTACTTTATATGAGTTTATTGGCATGCTAATTGAAGGTAAGTTTCATGATTCTTTAGTTAATCATAAGTTAGAATATTTTACTAAAGATTACATGAAAGAGATATTGCATATACCGAGATTGATTCAGATAAATCAACTAAAGTCTT
Proteins encoded in this region:
- a CDS encoding S-layer homology domain-containing protein; protein product: MHNNRLFIVVLIIYMLLIFTGYAVAAEFSDISGHWAQGQINKWAEKGLVSGYQDGTFKPNNQISRAEFVAMINRAFAIDKGNTTADFTDVKPGKWYYEEVISAKTAGYIGGYVDGTFKPDQTITRQEVASILVRLLKINPSIEGLAKFGDAGQIQEWARGSVGAAAKAGLMRGMPDNTFKPIRSITRAEAVVSLHNALAYASGEPKTVEEPKTVVGTTLEGTVTLDGSALDKVVVRIFAADSHKVLKEVQTDNQGYFKAELKAGYYDITATTDSAVAYKADVNIVENKIAEINLNLEDAAIVKGILKDNNGRAVKNATILFTTNPTFITSTNINGEYTIAVMADRTYTVRAYEQIHNDKEPSVVTSSQHVGSAGTQNIGTLKAPFTLAYTGGSSGGGSSSNTQIISINTIDNLSIINGSTGQKTITTSPTDVTIKAFSSSEQVAGVTVLSKTMTISANEAGNATITVTAEKSGYESTTRTFTVNVIEKDKSIPLDNPVIIPEDAKKLEFTNGVQLDFSVITIPAENTLTVTELSDSDYEVPSVQEGQVFKTAGKVVKIELQGNVDLNKGVNLVLPFEGDPGADLAIFYFDNGEWKYMDSIVDVSNKVIQTTVYHFSNWAPFKASQVAKPEASTASGEIEKGTNVSLTTTSEGATIYYTTDGTVPTIRSSKYTGPIGINSNLTIKAIAVKSNMRNSDEATFEYTVTEVPVTGIDVSLVKMDLTVEKTLEIDATVIPENATNKNVAWTSSNEEVATVSSSGLVTGVGVGVATITATTKDGGFAATCEVTVTAASPQTPVELEIICSSEREIWVSVWNVSGNEHEPLLKLDRENFLLSDANGNEVEFKFNDPEVRDPDIPEHEYLLSPTEGEFTGTNKLTFTKAGYQSGSKLFTIVSGDEGPFTPGEGGILPAFDPFTPQQNTIGCLYSVKSQRENRWLGGTEPVVELRFSPASQNDAESYTLQYSTNGTNWQNYQVYSEDLKSSATQDNFSLSNPGGSYYYRLLVNGGPKNGYTSNAVAAPLSNINTYFSGWSLDESVYISGTMAPWIGRGLEAAFTVKSLEEQSVVDEVYLSCQWYRVNPATYEMELIDGATSLTYITNESDAGYKLLIQATGDGINIGGFEQVMSGFKNVLPNKAFASDVTDSGFTLNLYKSVDNLTSDVLILRNSNDDLVPIISVTPVGSSKAKFTINADIPATNGPYRLENKSDFWLLMEEKEQGYMHEGLTIE
- a CDS encoding flavin reductase family protein translates to MEKLKIKNYPMVSPAPTVLVGADVNGKPNYATVGAFGMVCLEPVFYVSLKSTHYTTIGVKENGYFSINVPSADMVQITDYCGIVSGKTTDKSIVFTSFYDELKKAPMISECPLNFLCKIIQIVPIYGFEVFFGEIVSTYLNKQCLTGNKPDPLKINPMIMMGTSYFDLGQAVGNLFKEGVEYKKL
- a CDS encoding winged helix-turn-helix transcriptional regulator, encoding MIDKEKRHEECHMKEKCVKYDKCPMVLVQKIVSGKWKILILWYLSYNTLRFNDIKKRLPHVTQKMLTQQLRSLEEDNLIFRKVYAVVPPKVEYGLTEVGKEIIPILEMMHGFGAKYLEQVYDKENNVQ